The Hydra vulgaris chromosome 11, alternate assembly HydraT2T_AEP genome contains a region encoding:
- the LOC105850871 gene encoding uncharacterized protein LOC105850871 isoform X1, whose amino-acid sequence MELILSKGYANMKMFKYLFHRTKQVYSDPMKTKTVKVLVMGKSGVGKTSVIRKLCDCEDLLQNNAPTCYDVYQKDLLIDEYNVTIQFMDLGGLHAFPSMQDVFIRQADIFLLVYSADDPDSFNKMVDLRKLIVNVKNKHSTELPIIVVRNKCDLKKTKSKKEHMRKKSVHQWCYLVHDVSAKTCLKINAIMDSLIEESKFIGNSDDLGSAQYSGKYVYNEKLNDVEKKIQYHKPPSLFHNYDNSDEKMEKRRRKIARLEQRKSPSLNRFNNIIRSSFRKLKRNTSLHSIKSENLCSENHNDFLAPSQLNDSKESSRKSSKSDIYSKDTYGSRVISPTLKKTEFFQEGGSVPDPVFLDHSLNIRKKSLSSNDLVLGTLDTFQEKHKLLTSQSVIESEQFLKPALRARCQTEFQKKTKPSKLDIVHTTLRTDVMPENYQVPIYSRSMSIKQPKTSVVVKDAIEEEDPSKIYPVPQWRGSNRHSLISNKLDMSTPTGDKSVDSESSLYSLTYNLYSRRKSVSVGDIASLGALSQKKFSQTDDQKSPNTNSEESVTSKFTMKKKSIAFNCNEKRKESQNKKMSLQPQHFKRNNSDVYEKDYSCFTEESKNIKSNSWNNLLPIESKRLSFQGTDYFTIFEKEGQESNPLKPSCENLTSSSYGKQYLKSISIF is encoded by the coding sequence AAAACATCTGTAATTAGAAAGTTGTGTGATTGTGAGGATTTACTGCAAAATAATGCTCCTACGTGTTATGATGTTTATCAAAAAGATCTTTTGATAGATGAGTATAATGTGACAATTCAGTTTATGGATTTAGGAGGCTTACATGCTTTTCCTTCAATGCAAGATGTTTTTATTAGACaagcagatatttttttattagtttactCTGCTGATGATCCTGATAGCTTCAACAAAATGGTAGATTTACGAAAACTTATTgtcaatgtaaaaaataaacattcaaCCGAACTGCCAATAATTGTTGTTCGAAATAAATGtgatttaaagaaaacaaaatcaaaaaaagaacataTGCGAAAAAAATCTGTTCATCAATGGTGTTACTTAGTCCATGATGTTTCTGCAAAAACCTGTCTTAAAATTAATGCTATTATGGACAGTTTAATAGAAGAATCAAAGTTTATTGGTAATTCTGATGACTTGGGAAGTGCTCAATACAGTGGTAAGTATGTTTACAACGAAAAACTTAATGATGTTGAAAAGAAGATTCAGTACCATAAGCCACCAAGTTTGTTTCATAATTATGATAATTCTGATGAGAAGATGGAGAAACGGAGACGTAAAATTGCTAGACTTGAACAAAGGAAATCACCATCTTTAAATAggtttaacaatattataagATCGTCATTTCGAAAATTAAAGCGCAACACTAGCTTACACAGCATCAAATCTGAGAATTTGTGTTCAGAAAATCATAATGATTTTTTAGCACCATCACAGTTAAATGATTCAAAAGAATCATCCAGGAAATCATCAAAATCAGATATTTACAGTAAAGATACTTATGGCAGTAGAGTAATATCACCAACATTAAAAAAGACTGAGTTTTTTCAAGAGGGAGGATCTGTTCCTGATCCAGTTTTTCTAGACCATTccttaaatataagaaaaaaaagtttaagttccAATGATTTGGTCTTAGGCACATTAGACACATTTCAGGAAAAACATAAACTCTTAACTTCTCAAAGTGTCATAGAATCAGAACAATTTCTAAAGCCAGCCTTGCGTGCAAGATGTCAAacagaatttcaaaaaaaaactaaaccttCAAAACTCGATATTGTCCATACAACATTACGTACCGATGTTATGCCAGAGAACTATCAGGTGCCTATATATTCTCGTTCAATGTCtattaaacaaccaaaaacCTCTGTTGTTGTTAAAGATGCAATTGAAGAAGAGGATCCTAGTAAAATATATCCAGTACCACAATGGAGAGGTTCTAATCGTCATTctttaattagtaataaattagATATGAGTACTCCCACAGGAGATAAATCAGTTGACTCCGAAAGCAGTCTATATAGTTTGACATACAACTTGTACAGTCGTAGAAAGAGTGTAAGTGTTGGAGATATTGCATCTTTAGGAGCATTAAgccaaaaaaagtttagtcaAACTGATGACCAAAAGTCTCCTAATACCAATTCAGAAGAATCTGTTActtcaaaatttacaatgaagAAAAAATCTATAGCATTTAACTGCAACGAAAAACGAAAAGagtcacaaaataaaaaaatgtctttgcagCCTCAACATTTTAAGCGCAATAACTCAGATGTTTATGAAAAAGACTATAGTTGTTTCACCGAAGAAtcgaaaaacataaaaagcaaTAGCTGGAACAATTTACTTCCTATAGAAAGCAAAAGACTATCATTTCAAGGAACAgactattttacaatttttgaaaaagaggGTCAAGAAAGTAACCCCTTAAAACCAAGCTGTGAAAATTTAACATCGTCATCTTACGGAaagcaatatttaaaatcaatttcaatattttga
- the LOC105850871 gene encoding uncharacterized protein LOC105850871 isoform X2 yields MKMFKYLFHRTKQVYSDPMKTKTVKVLVMGKSGVGKTSVIRKLCDCEDLLQNNAPTCYDVYQKDLLIDEYNVTIQFMDLGGLHAFPSMQDVFIRQADIFLLVYSADDPDSFNKMVDLRKLIVNVKNKHSTELPIIVVRNKCDLKKTKSKKEHMRKKSVHQWCYLVHDVSAKTCLKINAIMDSLIEESKFIGNSDDLGSAQYSGKYVYNEKLNDVEKKIQYHKPPSLFHNYDNSDEKMEKRRRKIARLEQRKSPSLNRFNNIIRSSFRKLKRNTSLHSIKSENLCSENHNDFLAPSQLNDSKESSRKSSKSDIYSKDTYGSRVISPTLKKTEFFQEGGSVPDPVFLDHSLNIRKKSLSSNDLVLGTLDTFQEKHKLLTSQSVIESEQFLKPALRARCQTEFQKKTKPSKLDIVHTTLRTDVMPENYQVPIYSRSMSIKQPKTSVVVKDAIEEEDPSKIYPVPQWRGSNRHSLISNKLDMSTPTGDKSVDSESSLYSLTYNLYSRRKSVSVGDIASLGALSQKKFSQTDDQKSPNTNSEESVTSKFTMKKKSIAFNCNEKRKESQNKKMSLQPQHFKRNNSDVYEKDYSCFTEESKNIKSNSWNNLLPIESKRLSFQGTDYFTIFEKEGQESNPLKPSCENLTSSSYGKQYLKSISIF; encoded by the coding sequence AAAACATCTGTAATTAGAAAGTTGTGTGATTGTGAGGATTTACTGCAAAATAATGCTCCTACGTGTTATGATGTTTATCAAAAAGATCTTTTGATAGATGAGTATAATGTGACAATTCAGTTTATGGATTTAGGAGGCTTACATGCTTTTCCTTCAATGCAAGATGTTTTTATTAGACaagcagatatttttttattagtttactCTGCTGATGATCCTGATAGCTTCAACAAAATGGTAGATTTACGAAAACTTATTgtcaatgtaaaaaataaacattcaaCCGAACTGCCAATAATTGTTGTTCGAAATAAATGtgatttaaagaaaacaaaatcaaaaaaagaacataTGCGAAAAAAATCTGTTCATCAATGGTGTTACTTAGTCCATGATGTTTCTGCAAAAACCTGTCTTAAAATTAATGCTATTATGGACAGTTTAATAGAAGAATCAAAGTTTATTGGTAATTCTGATGACTTGGGAAGTGCTCAATACAGTGGTAAGTATGTTTACAACGAAAAACTTAATGATGTTGAAAAGAAGATTCAGTACCATAAGCCACCAAGTTTGTTTCATAATTATGATAATTCTGATGAGAAGATGGAGAAACGGAGACGTAAAATTGCTAGACTTGAACAAAGGAAATCACCATCTTTAAATAggtttaacaatattataagATCGTCATTTCGAAAATTAAAGCGCAACACTAGCTTACACAGCATCAAATCTGAGAATTTGTGTTCAGAAAATCATAATGATTTTTTAGCACCATCACAGTTAAATGATTCAAAAGAATCATCCAGGAAATCATCAAAATCAGATATTTACAGTAAAGATACTTATGGCAGTAGAGTAATATCACCAACATTAAAAAAGACTGAGTTTTTTCAAGAGGGAGGATCTGTTCCTGATCCAGTTTTTCTAGACCATTccttaaatataagaaaaaaaagtttaagttccAATGATTTGGTCTTAGGCACATTAGACACATTTCAGGAAAAACATAAACTCTTAACTTCTCAAAGTGTCATAGAATCAGAACAATTTCTAAAGCCAGCCTTGCGTGCAAGATGTCAAacagaatttcaaaaaaaaactaaaccttCAAAACTCGATATTGTCCATACAACATTACGTACCGATGTTATGCCAGAGAACTATCAGGTGCCTATATATTCTCGTTCAATGTCtattaaacaaccaaaaacCTCTGTTGTTGTTAAAGATGCAATTGAAGAAGAGGATCCTAGTAAAATATATCCAGTACCACAATGGAGAGGTTCTAATCGTCATTctttaattagtaataaattagATATGAGTACTCCCACAGGAGATAAATCAGTTGACTCCGAAAGCAGTCTATATAGTTTGACATACAACTTGTACAGTCGTAGAAAGAGTGTAAGTGTTGGAGATATTGCATCTTTAGGAGCATTAAgccaaaaaaagtttagtcaAACTGATGACCAAAAGTCTCCTAATACCAATTCAGAAGAATCTGTTActtcaaaatttacaatgaagAAAAAATCTATAGCATTTAACTGCAACGAAAAACGAAAAGagtcacaaaataaaaaaatgtctttgcagCCTCAACATTTTAAGCGCAATAACTCAGATGTTTATGAAAAAGACTATAGTTGTTTCACCGAAGAAtcgaaaaacataaaaagcaaTAGCTGGAACAATTTACTTCCTATAGAAAGCAAAAGACTATCATTTCAAGGAACAgactattttacaatttttgaaaaagaggGTCAAGAAAGTAACCCCTTAAAACCAAGCTGTGAAAATTTAACATCGTCATCTTACGGAaagcaatatttaaaatcaatttcaatattttga